In Hemibagrus wyckioides isolate EC202008001 linkage group LG21, SWU_Hwy_1.0, whole genome shotgun sequence, the following proteins share a genomic window:
- the ecm2 gene encoding extracellular matrix protein 2: MRLWLLLAVSFFCWLSCSVAKEQNQSRPMAKGRRRRGKKMVRQGRVPVDGGYNGASVFIESYKGVEEPKPNYNVIPGNTGQCVFQGITMFDKTVWSPKPCVTCLCSNGNVVCDEMQCPLLQCKLKFKPIGQCCPICIESTHEVSENSGDSPVPNDPSITDAAFVPNKSSRREKYKEEEERILRKDAERKRRKKQKKETEKQRKKLEEQKRAEEMRKLQEEAQKRAEAEIERWKRMEEQQRVEEERMRRREREERERLRTLEEAAERARNELRAEEDEEEEEQEETVWLRGDVFQMPPQLPTPLEFPPPTAPSEPSHAGEGEGADEESARISYVLPQGCTVSDVIVSCENAKLTSIPPLSIPELKSLNLHGNAITTIPAEAFNGVLNLEWIDFGKNKILSSGIDPQAFTKLQFLTRLYMDGNLLEHIPPGLPHTLQELKINENNLQEMDEDSFEGLSNLVTLEMEGNLLSEANVNPKVFAPLKQLSYLRLGRNHFRTIPQGLPVTLQELHLENNLIEEISDGAFNQSKNLNVVVLRHNKIDESRISPFAWINHRNLESIDLAHNKLHLVPSFLPKSLVHLVLVGNQIERIPGFVFAHMEPGLEYLYLSYNKLDGEGVEPESFFGTFNTMTELCLDHNQLTCIPVGVNEMTSLHFLRLNNNNIRHIGEDSICDPMNDEDSHIVALRLENNLLDPRKIPPTAFSCVRSYSSVVLRPQRIK, from the exons ATGAGACTATGGCTTTTACTTGCCGTGTCATTTTTCTGCTGGCTAAGCTGCAGCGTTGCCAAAGAACAGAATCAGAGTCGTCCCATGGCTAAAGGAAGACGCAGGAGGGGGAAGAAAATGGTCCGTCAAGGCAGGGTGCCAGTAGATGGTGGATATAATGGAGCATCAGTTTTCATCGAGTCTTATAAAGGGGTTGAGGAACCAAAGCCTAACTACAATGTTATTCCAG GGAACACAGGGCAGTGTGTATTTCAGGGCATCACTATGTTTGATAAAACCGTGTGGTCACCGAAGCCCTGTGTCACCTGCTTATGCTCCAATGggaatgtggtgtgtgatgaaaTGCAGTGTCCGCTCTTACAATGCAAACTCAAGTTTAAACCTATTGGACAGTGCTGCCCAATCTGCATTGAATCCA CTCATGAAGTCTCTGAAAACTCCGGAGATTCCCCTGTTCCTAACGATCCAAGCATCACCGATGCTGCGTTTGTTCCGAATAAGAGCTCCAGAAGAGAGAAATacaaggaggaagaggagaggatcCTAAGGAAAGATGCTGAGCGTAAGAggaggaagaagcagaagaaggagacagaaaaacagaggaaaaagtTGGAGGAGCAAAAGCGAGCGGAGGAAATGAGAAAGTTGCAAGAAGAAGCACAGAAGAGAGCAGAAGCAGAAATCGAGAGGTGGAAGAGGATGGAGGAACAACAGCGGGTGGAggaagagagaatgaggaggagggagagggaagagagggagaggctgAGGACTCTTGAGGAGGCAGCAGAGCGAGCACGGAATGAACTGAGGgcagaggaagatgaagaggaggaggaacaaGAAGAGACCGTGTGGTTAAGAGGGGATGTTTTCCAAATGCCACCACAGTTGCCTACCCCTCTAGAATTTCCACCGCCGACAGCACCCTCTGAGCCCAGTCACGCTGGAGAGGGAGAGGGCGCAGACGAGGAATCTGCACGGATTAGCTACGTACTCCCTCAGGGATGCACAGTCTCCGATGTCATTGTCTCCTGTGAAAATGCCAAACTCACTAGCATTCCTCCTCTTTCCATCCCTGAGCTCAAGTCTCTCAATCTACATG GAAACGCAATCACTACCATTCCAGCTGAAGCATTTAACGGTGTACTGAATTTGGAGTGGATAGACTTCGGAAAAAATAAGATCTTATCGTCTGGAATCGATCCACAAGCATTTACC AAGCTTCAATTTTTAACCCGGTTATATATGGATGGAAATTTGCTGGAGCACATTCCTCCAGGGCTTCCACATACGCTACAAGAACTAAAGATCAATGAGAACAACCTCCAAGAGATGGACGAGGACAGCTTTGAAG GTCTGAGCAATCTGGTTACTTTGGAAATGGAAGGGAACTTGCTGAGCGAAGCTAATGTAAATCCCAAAGTCTTCGCACCACTGAAACAGCTCTCCTACCTACGGCTGGGCAGGAACCACTTCCGTACCATCCCTCAAGGCCTACCAGTGACTCTGCAG GAGTTGCATCTTGAAAACAATTTAATTGAAGAAATATCTGACGGAGCTTTTAACCAAAGCAAAAACCTCAACGTCGTTGTTCTGAGACACAATAAAATTGACGAGTCGCGGATTTCACCCTTTGCCTGGATCAATCACAG GAATCTGGAATCAATAGATCTGGCACACAACAAACTCCATTTGGTCCCATCGTTCCTGCCCAAGTCCTTAGTTCACCTGGTGCTGGTCGGCAATCAGATCGAACGCATTCCAGGATTTGTGTTTGCGCACATGGAGCCTGGCCTTGAGTATCTGTATCTCTCCTACAACAAGTTAGACGGAGAAGGAGTGGAACCGGAATCTTTCTTCGGCACATTTAACACCATGACCGAGCTCTGTCTAGACCACAACCAACTGACCTGCATTCCCGTCGGTGTCAACGAGATGACGTCGCTGCATTTCCTCAGGcttaacaacaataacataaG